A region of the Leptospira venezuelensis genome:
TTTCCGAATTAAAGAAACTTTCCCATTCCTCGTAATTCTTTTGCGGAATATTTCCTAAATTCTCAGAGAAAGAAAGCCCAAAATTCCCATATTCTGTCTTGATCCATTTTTCGATCTGGACTTTAGTTTCAGAGGATCTTTTAGTATGAGGTTTACTTTTTAGAATAAAATCTAAAAGTTCTTGGATCCCTTTTTTAGTTTTTACGCTGGTTAGAAAAATAGGAGGTATACTTCCTCCTGGGACAATATCTCTCAGGAATTCGAGAGTAGTGGAAAGAGTATGATAACTTGCTCTAGCAAGATTTTCTTCATCACATTTATTTAATATGAATGCATCTGGGACTTCCATGATCCCACTTTTCATGAATTGGATCTGGTCTCCGCCCAAAGGGACCATGACCAAAAAGGAAAGATCCGCCAATTTGGAGACTTCTATCTCATTTTGGCCGATCCCCACTGTTTCCACGAATATAAAATCGAAAAAACAACGAAGCAATCGGATCACATGATAGGTATAAGGATTTAGGCCTCCCAGTTCCAATTGGCTGGGTTGGGATCTGAAAAAAATCCTCTTTTCTCTTACTGGTAAAGAAAGCCTAGTTCTATCTCCGAGTAATGATCCTCCACTAATATGACTAGAAGGATCTATGGCAACTACTGCCATTTTTTTGTCTGGGACAGTTTGTAAGAAATTTGTGGAGATCTCTCCTAGAAGCGAAGATTTTCCCGCACCGGGAGTTCCTGTAAATCCTATGGTGACGGATTTGTCCCCATGAAAGCCAGAGTTTTCCAACTCTTTGAATAGAACTTTACGAAATTCGAATGAATCCGGTTTTTCCAGTTCACTGATCAGCTTCGCAAGAGGATATTTTTCCCCTTGAGAAGCTTCTTGGATCAGTTCTTTGAGTTCCTTCTCTGCAAACCGTACGGTCATGCCTTATACGGAAGCTGGAATTTTCTCAGATACGATGTCTATGATACGATCCATTACATCCATCAGATCATAATCTTTAGGTGTGAAGATTGCTTTCACTCCGATGGAATGTAATTTTTCGAAATCAGGCTGAGGAATGATTCCTCCGAAGACCACAGGTATATCCGCTTTATAATGTTTTAACTCTGCGAATATTTGCTCTGCAAGTTCTACGTGAGATCCGGAAAGTATGGACACTCCGATCACATTTGCGTTTTCTTCTACAGCGGATTGTACGATCTCTTCTGGAGTTAATCTAATTCCCGAATAGATTACGTCGAATCCCGCATGTTTTGCGGACACTGCGATCATTTCTGCACCGTTAGAATGGCCGTCTAACCCAGGTTTTCCTACAACGATCTTAGGTCTTGCGCCTGTTGCTTTTTGGAATTTCTCTACTTTGGTTCTGACATTAGAAACTTTGTCAGATTCCAGATTGAGTTTTTGTCCTTCTACTCCGGTGGATGGGCGATATTCTCCGAATATTTTTCTGAGTGTATCTGCCCATTCTCCTGTAGTCACAAGCGCCTTAGCACATTCTACGGAAGCGAACATGAGGTTCTTTCCGTTTTTAGCGTCGTCTTCTAATCTTGCTAGAGATTCCGCGACCTTCTTCGCATCTCTTCTTGCTTTTACATCGGAGAGTACTTTTAAGGTTTGTTCCGCGGATTTAGGATCTACTTTGAAAATCCCTCCATCAGGATCGTTGGTAAGAGGGGAAGGGATCCCTTCTTTCCATTTGTTTTTTCCTACGATAATAAGTTCGTCGTTATTGATCTTAGCGAGTCTTTCTGCTTGGGATTTTACGAGTTGGGCTTTCATGTAACCGTTTTCGATTGCTTTGATGGCTCCACCCATTTCTTTGATCTTTTGGATCTCTTTGTTTGCGTTCTCGATAAGATCTTTTACTTTACTTTCTACAACTCTAGAACCTTCGAATAGGTCAGGGTATTCAAGAAGATCCGTTTCGTATGCGAGTACTTGTTGTAAACGAAGTGACCATTGTTGGTCCCAAGGACGAGGAAGCGAAAGTGCTTCGTTCCAAGCCGGAAGTTGAAGTGCGCGGCATCTTGCATCTCTACTTAAGGTAACTCCTAAAGATTCGATCAAAATTCTCCAAGCGTTGTTTTCAGGTTGTTCTTCTGTTAATCCGAGTGAGTTTACTTGGACTCCGTAACGGAAGCGGCGGTATTTTTCGTTTTTGACCTGATAGATCCCTACTGTGATCTCTTCCCACATATCTGAGAAGGCCCGCATTTTACACATTTCTTCGATGAAACGAATTCCTGCATTTACGAAGAAGGAGATCCTACCAACACATTGTTCAAATTCTTCGTGAGTGAAACAGTTTCTTTCTTTCACTGCATCTAAGATTGCCATTCCGGTAGCAAGCGCGAATGCCAACTCTTGCACAGGAGTTGCTCCTGCTTCTTGTAAATGGTAAGAACAAATATTGGATGGGTTCCATTTTGGAATTCTTTTCAAACAATATTCGTACATATCCACGATGATTCGGATTGAATGTTCCGGAGGGAAAATATAAGTCCCGCGAGCTAGATATTCTTTAATTATGTCGTTTTGAGTCGTTCCTTGGAGTTTGGAAACGTCTTCTCCTCTTTCTTCGGCTAACGCCACATATAGAGAAAGTAACCACATGGAAGTACCATTGATGGTCATGGAAGTGTTCATTTCTTCGATCGGGATCTGATCGAATAGGATTCGGAAGTCTTCCAACGTGTTGATTGGAACTCCTACTTTTCCGATTTCCGGCCTAGCGATTGCGTGATCTGAGCTATAACCGCATTGTGTGGGAAGATCAAAGGCGATGGAAAGGCCGGTTTGACCCTTTGCCAGGTTTTTTCTAAAGAGTTCGTTGGACTCCTTCGCGTTTGTATGACCCGCGTAAGTTCTGAAAATCCAAGCCGGCTCTTTGCTAGGATTTCCGGTCTTATCGTAAAGGATATGGTCTTTTTTTTCCATCTTCTTGCCCTCGGAATATGCCTCTTAGTTTAGTTCAAAATGTGTTGGTATAATTTCACCTAAATTTTTAACGTAGCTCCGAAATCCGTAGGAGAAGAATTCCGCCGCATGGACTTGGAAAGAAACAGAAAAGCAAACCCCGCGCTCATTTCACTCTCGACGCTGTTTCTCACCGGTCTTCTGACCCTTCTCTATTCCTGGCACGGTGACCCGTCCAACGGAGAAAGTTTCCGAACATTGGCAGAATTACGTTCTCTTTCGGAAGATGGAAAATTTTTCTCCTTCCGCGAACCTCTTCCATTTTTGCTTTTATCCTTTTGGAAATCGATCTTTGGTTTGAATTATATACCGGCTTATCTCTCTTTCGGTGCATTTTTCCTGAGTTTAGGAATTCATCTTTGCGCTTATGTGATGGAAAAAGAGAGTTGGAAGCTAAATCATTATCTTTTCTGTTATTTAGCAGCGATCAATCCGTTCTCTTATCTTGTTCCTTTGAATATGCTGGGAGAATTAGTAGCCTTTTCGTTTCTTCTCGTATTATTTCTTTCGTTTCGAATGGAAACAGTGGTGGATCTTCTGATCTTAGTTTCCTTTACTGTGCTCGGGTTTTTCTCTCATTTCACTTTCTTTTTGATAGGATTTACTATTTTTGTGATCAAAGCGGGAACAGTAGGCATAAGAGAGAAGAAGAAACAACAATCTGTATTTTTCAAAAGAAGAAACCTTCCTAAACTTTTCTTATTCGGCTATCTT
Encoded here:
- a CDS encoding protein kinase, which encodes MTVRFAEKELKELIQEASQGEKYPLAKLISELEKPDSFEFRKVLFKELENSGFHGDKSVTIGFTGTPGAGKSSLLGEISTNFLQTVPDKKMAVVAIDPSSHISGGSLLGDRTRLSLPVREKRIFFRSQPSQLELGGLNPYTYHVIRLLRCFFDFIFVETVGIGQNEIEVSKLADLSFLVMVPLGGDQIQFMKSGIMEVPDAFILNKCDEENLARASYHTLSTTLEFLRDIVPGGSIPPIFLTSVKTKKGIQELLDFILKSKPHTKRSSETKVQIEKWIKTEYGNFGLSFSENLGNIPQKNYEEWESFFNSEIRSKLK
- a CDS encoding protein meaA yields the protein MEKKDHILYDKTGNPSKEPAWIFRTYAGHTNAKESNELFRKNLAKGQTGLSIAFDLPTQCGYSSDHAIARPEIGKVGVPINTLEDFRILFDQIPIEEMNTSMTINGTSMWLLSLYVALAEERGEDVSKLQGTTQNDIIKEYLARGTYIFPPEHSIRIIVDMYEYCLKRIPKWNPSNICSYHLQEAGATPVQELAFALATGMAILDAVKERNCFTHEEFEQCVGRISFFVNAGIRFIEEMCKMRAFSDMWEEITVGIYQVKNEKYRRFRYGVQVNSLGLTEEQPENNAWRILIESLGVTLSRDARCRALQLPAWNEALSLPRPWDQQWSLRLQQVLAYETDLLEYPDLFEGSRVVESKVKDLIENANKEIQKIKEMGGAIKAIENGYMKAQLVKSQAERLAKINNDELIIVGKNKWKEGIPSPLTNDPDGGIFKVDPKSAEQTLKVLSDVKARRDAKKVAESLARLEDDAKNGKNLMFASVECAKALVTTGEWADTLRKIFGEYRPSTGVEGQKLNLESDKVSNVRTKVEKFQKATGARPKIVVGKPGLDGHSNGAEMIAVSAKHAGFDVIYSGIRLTPEEIVQSAVEENANVIGVSILSGSHVELAEQIFAELKHYKADIPVVFGGIIPQPDFEKLHSIGVKAIFTPKDYDLMDVMDRIIDIVSEKIPASV